A segment of the Asinibacterium sp. OR53 genome:
ATTAATCAATCAATATAAAAATATCATTCATGGAACTTGCACTCATCACAGGCGTCAGCAGGCAACAGGGCCTTGGCCTGGAAACGGCAAAACAGTTAAAGAATAAAGGCTTTGAAGTAATTATTACGGCCAGGGGCCTGGAAACAGCCAGGCAACTGGCTGCGCCACATGGTCTGAAAGCGCTTGCCATCGACGTCCGCAACGAGCAAAGCATTGCAGAAGCTGCCCGGCAGGTGGAGCTGGATTTTGGAAGGCTTGATGTGCTTGTGAACAATGCAGGAGGCTATTATGACCAGGGAGGAACGGTACTGGGTACAGATATGGAATATGTAGCAAATGCACTCGATACCAACCTGATGGGAACCTGGCGTATGATCAAAGCTTTTAAGCCCTTACTCATCAAGAGTCCAAACCCCCGTATTGTAAATGTGTCAAGCGGCGCCGGATCTTTCTCAGATGAAGTTTTTGGGATGGCAGTCAATCCCGGCGGCGTACCTGCTTATGGAATTTCCAAGCTGGCACTCAATGGGCTTACGATAAAATGCGCCCGTGAATTCACTGCAGACGGCATCAAAATAAATTCGGTTTGTCCGGGTTTTGTGGCCACCTACCCCGGTACCGAAAATTGGGGAGCCAGGCCTGTCAGCGAGGGAGCTGCCGGCATCGTGTGGGCTGCCTCATTGCCGGCTGACGGGCCCACCGGTCAGTTTTTCAGGGATGGGAAAGTAATTCCCTGGTAACGCAGAGAACAGCAGAATTAACGCTTTCAGGCAGTATGTCTTTTTTAAGATGCTGCCATGTAATCAGGGAAGCGCAATAGCCGATAAGCCTCCGTCAACATGCATGGTTTGGGCAGTGATCCAACCGGCATGATCGCCCAGTAGAAACATAGCCGCCGCCGCTATATCCTGCGCTTCGCCCACACGTTGAAGCGGATGTCTGCCCGAATGCTGCCTCAATTTTTCCTCTGAATTCAACAAGCCTGCCGTAAGCGGGGTGTTGGTGAGCGACGGGGCTACACAGTTAACCCTGATCACAGGTGCCAGCTCTGCCGCCAATGCCTTCGTTAACCCTTCAATGGCTCCTTTGCAGGCTGCAACACTTGCATGAAAGGGAAAACCCCTGCCGGCAGCCACGCTGGAGAACAATACCACCGACCCTCTCCCGCTCTCTTTCATCAGGGGAACCACATGCTGTAATATTTTCAAGGCACCCACTACCTGCAAACGATAGTCTGCCTCATAGTCGGCCAGCGCTGTACGGTTGAATGGCCTCAGTCTCAGGCTACCGGGACAATATACCACGCCATCCAGCCTGGCGGGAAGAAAAGCAAAATCAACCTCATCGGAAGTAACATCCAGGTAATGGTAGGATAAACGATCCGTATTTTCTTTTTTATTGCGGCAGTAAGTGGCGAAGACCCGATGCCCTTCCATGTAGAGCATCTCTGCGATCTGCTTGCCTATGCCGGAAGAACCTCCAACGACTAAATAAGATTTCATAAATGTGATTGAACCATTATTTGATTGCAGAACAGAGTTGTTGGCTCTTTGCAAATGGTCTAACAAATTTAGCTAATTCTTAGACATTTTATATAATTTATGTAGTCTCCCATGTTGAATCATGCGCTGGTACAACCCAATCATTAATCCCCGGGGTGCCTTTGTCTAATTTAAATCAAAAATAAATTGTACTAAATTAGTTTATTTTGGCCATAATGTTATTTCTGTCTAATTTTACAAGTGAAAATAATCATCAAAAAAGGCGCACCCAACCTTTCCGCAGGTTCATCACCCGAAAGGTTTATCCCGGCTTCCGGAAAATTCACCTGAGCGCCATTAAAAAAATGCGCTATGAAAAAGAAAACAATTGACAAAAAAGAGCTGATGGGGCACTACAGCGATCATTTGTTAACAGAGGGCAAACCACCGGTAAATGTTTATCAGTTCACAAAAAAGCTGGGGATCAGCGAAGACCATTTTTATCGCTATTTTACCAGTTTTGAGTCACTGGAAAGTGAGTACCTGGTGTACTTCTTCCAGCAATCCCTTGAACTGGTAATCCAAACCGATGGCTACGACGCCATGAGCCCGAAAGAAAAACTACTTCACTTTTACTTTGTATTCTTCGAAAACCTGACACTGAACCGCTCCCTGGTGTTACACCTGCTCCGCGCTCCCCTGACCAATAAACTGCAGCAACTGCGACCTTTACACCGTCAATTCAATACTTATATTCAGTCGGTTGGATTCAAGGAGCAGGGGCTCATTGCCAACGCGCCCGGAAAACTCAAACAGGTAAGCGAAAAAACAAGAGCAGAGCTCATATGGGCGCACTTCCTGTCGGTCTTGCAATTCTGGAAAGATGATCGGTCACCCGGCTTTGAGAAGACAGACATGTACATAGAAAAATCCATAGAACTTGGTTTTGAAATCATCAATACTGCTATACTGGGTAAATTCTTCGACCTGGGAAAATTTCTTTGGTCTGAAAAAGTTCCTGCCATTTAACGAGCAACACCAGCCAGGAGAACGATATGAAAACACTAGATAAGATACCGAAAAGAAAAATAGAAAGGGTAGGCAACTTATTAAAAGCCGGCGCTAAAGTTGGTATCAATTACCTGCAATATTACGGCAGCAGGATATCTCTCGAAGATGAAGAAATAGCAAAAGAGCAACTGCACAAAAACAACGCACTCGATATTTACGACAGCCTGAAAACACTTAAGGGCTCTGCATTGAAAATAGCGCAGATGCTCAGCATGGAGAAAAACATCATGCCCCAGGCCTACGTTGAAACATTTTCTTTGTCGCAGTTCTCTGTGCCGCCGCTTTCAGGCGCCCTTATAAAGAAAACATTCCGTAAATATTTCGGTAAAAATCCGGAGGCGCTGTTTGATACATTTTCTGTGGAAGCCATAAATGCTGCCAGCATCGGACAGGTGCATCAGGCCGAGAAGAATGGCCGCCGGCTCGCAGTGAAGATACAGTATCCGGGCGTGCGGGAAAGCATCTCGTCTGACCTGGCCATTGTAAAACCCATTGCCATGAAGATGTTCCACATAAAAAAAGAAGGCTCTGCAAAATATTTCGAAGAAGTGGAACAAAAGCTGCTTGAAGAAACAGACTATCTTCTCGAATTAGAGCGCAGCAAACAGTTCGCGCATGATTGCCGGGAATTACCCGGCCTTCGTTTCCCCGGTTACTATCCTGAGTACTCCTGCGACAAGGTTCTTACAATGGACTGGATGGAAGGCGTACATTTTTCTGAATTTGTACAACGCACCAACAATGAGCCGGAATGCTTGCATGCTTTGGGACAGACCTTATGGGATTTTTATATGTACCAGATGCACGTACTCAAAAGACTCCATGCAGACCCCCACCCCGGCAACTTCCTGGTATCTGCTACTCACGAACTGATTGTCATTGATTTTGGCTGCATCAAAGAAATACCGCCCGAATTTTATATCCCTTACTTTGAATTGGCCATAAGCAGCAACCTCAACAACCCTCGCTTTTTTGAAGAAAAACTCTATGAACTGGAGATCCTTTTGCCGAGCGACACGAACGAGGAAAAAACATTCTTCACCACACTTTTTCATGATATGCTGACTTTGTTTACCCGCCCTTTTAACGAAGAGTTTTTTGATTTTTCCGATGAGCGCTTTTTTGAAGCGATTGCTGTCATGGGGCAGCGGTATGCAAGCATGAGCCAGGTTCGGTCTATGAATACCAACAGGGGTTCGAAACATTTTATCTACCTGAACAGAACCTTCTTTGGTCTTTATAATATGATGCATGCCTTGCGCCCGGGCAGGATAACCATTCGGAATTATGAGCGCCTGAACGTGCCTGCTTCCCAGTAATCATTATGTATCCAACATTTTACACTTGACTACCGCTGCCATTGTATTTCCTAATCAGCTTTTCAGGAACCCGGCTCTGCCTAAGCATGCCCGGGTGTACCTGGTGGAAGAATATCTCTTCTTTCGTCAATATCATTTTCATAAACAGAAAATCGCTTTTCACCGGGCGTCAATGAAATATTATGAAGTTTATCTTCAATCAAACGGTTACCAGGTAGAGTATATCGAAGCAACGCAAAATATATCGGACATCAGGAGCCTCTTACAAACCTTCAAAACGATTGGTATTGCGGAAATACACCTGTACGACCCGGTAGATGACTGGCTACACAAAAGGATCCAACTTTCGGCGAAAGACTTTAGGTTGCACTGGTATGACAACCGGCTTTTCCTCACATCCAAAGCTGATATCGACAGCTACTTTGGCAACAGGGAAGTTTTCCATCAGTCAGACTTCTATAAATACCAGCGCAAGCGGCTTGACCTGCTGATGGAAGGAAACAAACCCCTGGGAGGCAAATGGAGTTATGATGCAGAAAACCGAAAGAAGTATCCCACGAACAACCACCCGCCTCCTCTGGCAAAACCATCTTCCAGCACCGTATGGGATGAGGCTTGTAAGTATACCAACCGTCACTTTAGTGATCATCCCGGCGAGCTCTCCGTGCAAACCCGGTACCCGCTTAATTTTACCGATGCCGATCGGTGGTTCGATGATTTTTTACAACACCGTTTTCATGCTTTTGGGATATATGAAGACAGTATTGTAAAAGACGCGCACTTTCTTCATCACAGCGTTATCTCTCCCTTATTGAATACAGGATTGCTGGACATCAAAATCGTTATTGATAAAAGCCTGGCTTATGGGCGCAACCAATCGATACCACTGAACTCGATGGAAGGATTTTTACGCCAGCTTATTGGTTGGCGCGAATATGTGAGAGGCGTCTATGAGTACACAGGCGCCAAACAACGCAGATCGAATTTCTGGGGCCATACAAGAAAAATACCATCCTCCTTTTATAATGGCACTACGGGTATTACACCTATAGACTGTACCATCAACAAAGTACTCCGAACGGGCTATGCCCATCACATAGAAAGACTGATGGTATTATCCAACTTTATGAACCTATGCGGTTTTCACCCCGACGAAGTGTATAAGTGGTTCATGGGTTTATTCATCGATGCCTATGATTGGGTAATGGTACCTAATATATATGGTATGAGTTTATTTGCAGACGGTGGCAAGATGAGCACCAAGCCCTATATCAGCGGCAGCAACTATCTCTTAAAAATGAGTGATTATTCAAAAGGCGCCTGGTCTGTAACCTGGGATGGTCTTTTCTGGCATTTTATTGCCGGCCATATCGCATTCTTCGAATCGCAACCCCGTCTGTCGATGCTGGCCACAGCCTGGAAAAAAATGGAGATCACTAAAAAGAATGCGCACCTCGGTGCTGCAGAAGCATTTTTATTGAAGAACGATAAATAGTTTGTTGGCTCTTCTCTACTGTCTTATTATTGGTTTTATAAAACCATTTTCATACACGGCACTCACCGGCGCACACTGGTAAATTCATGAAGACGGTGCAGAATAAAATATGTCGCCGGTGGGGAGCCAAATCCTGAAGGGTACCATTTGCAGATTCGAGACTAGTTGTAGAATTAAGTGCTTAATATTCTTAACAATGCAATTGAATTATTTTTCCCGATACGGCAAATTTGTTTAACATCTCACGAATCTTACCAGGATGACCGACTTCGAGATGCTATGCGCGTTTAAAGGAACAAAAGAGGAAGTTTTGGACGGTGTGGAAGGGCGTCTCATGGTCTTCGGTGATGCATTTGATTTTGTTGAAGCCATTGTGTAGTTCCCCGGACAGGGTTTCCTCCGTGTATCGGTGGACAGGAAGACCACTGCATTTGTCCGGTCCTTTGTCCGAGAAGGTGCCAATGACGAGGTAGCCACCTAAAGGGAGGGCGGTGCGAGCATGGTCAAGGTAGTTGGATACTTGGGGTGCAGTAGTAAGGAAGTGGAATGTGGCGCGGTCATGCCAAAGATCATAGGGGTGCGGCGGCTCGAAGTCGGCAATGTCGGCAACGATCCATTGTACAAGGGTGGCTTTTTCACCGAGCCGGTCTTGTGCGCATTTGATGGCTTCTTCCGAGATATCCAGGACAGTGATATCCTTGTAGCCCTTTTCTAATAGCAACTCGGCGAGCCGGCTTTCGCCTCCGCCTATGTCGATGATCCGGGCATTTCGGGGGAGCCGGAAAGTGTCGATGAAATCGAGGGAGGTGGCGGGCGTTTCCTGGGTCCAGCTGAGCTGATCCGGTGTCTTGTGCCGATAGATATGATCCCAATGGCTGCGCTTATCCATACAATAAAGATAGGCCATCCGGGTCAAATTTGGACTTGGAATGGGCATCGTCAGCGGACTTTGGGCGCTGTCGACCTTTACTTTGATAGGCTTATTTAAATATATTTATGTATCCAATTTCCTGATTTTACTTGCCAAGTTTCTATATAAATAATTCAGCGAACTTGAATTATTCGGTGTGGAAGACATATTCAGCCTCTTCGCGAATAAACTCAACACGAAAATGAGCAGTACCAAGAATGAACATCACTAACATCATCTTAGAAAACTCTAACTAACCGTGGGTAAAAATAAAGGGGAGCCGACATATATATATATGGGCCTCAATGATAATCTCCATTACCATATTCTTCCTTATAATGATCTACTAACTCATTAAATACTCTTTTAGCTAAATGAGGTTGTTTGAATAAAATAACATGTGGCAATTCTAGGGCTAACAAAAGATGTTGCTTTTTATTTTTAATTATATCTTTAAGACATAATTGACACCTTTTTTGACACCTGTGAAAGCAAGAAACCGTCTAAACAATTGAGTTTAAACGGTTTCTAAAAGCCGATTTTCAGCTTTTGTGCCCCAGACGGGAATCGAACCCGTACTCGCGTTTCGGCGAACAGGATTTTAAGTCCTGCGTGTCTACCAGTTCCACCACCGGGGCAGACTACAAAAAAAATCCCGCTCGAGGCGGGATTAGAGCGGAAGACCGGGCTCGAACCGGCCACCCCGACCTTGGCAAGGTCGTGCTCTACCAAATGAGCTACTTCCGCGATTCTTTGTTTAAGAACTAAATTGGGAGTGCAAAAATAGGAATCTGCGATTAACAGCCAAATTTTTCTTGCAGTATCCCGGGTTTTATTTGTATTCCGGTGTGTACTTGGAGCTTCCCTGGATCTCTATATCGGGCTTGCCTTTATAACGCTGGTGATACAAACGATAACATCCGCCTAAAACAAATGCCAGCATGCAAAATACCTGTAGATAAAACAGAAACCTTGATGAATTTACCCAGTTTTTGGTAAAATCTTTTTCTCCTACGTTGTTCGTTTCGTTTGACATATTTTCTGATTGCTTTGCAAAAATAAGGCGGGCTTCACAAATTATAAAACCTTCTTTTGAATAATATCCCGGAAACGGGTTTTCCGCTTCACAAAATATTGCCATACGACCGTCCCTTCATACACACCGTCTAACCCACACAAAGGCCGCCGCTGCTGACTTTTATGGATCTCTCCCCTTTTCAGCCAAAGCCTGTGTACAGCAAAATGCGCCTTGAAAATAGCCGTAAAAAAATCCACATCACCCTGCAATAATCCCTTTATTGCCGATACACCGTCGAGCACCAGCCGCAAAGGCAGTTTCCATATTTTTTCATTCCAGGGCAGGTTCTTGTGCAACATCAGCAGGTTGTTGCGGAAATTCAAAAAAACTTTCCTTCCTCCACGTGGTAAAGTACCCGCACCAACATGATATACTACCGAAGCCGGGCACGACATGATCTTATATCCAGCCAGTTGCAGGCGCCAACAGAGATCAATCTCTTCCTGGTGCGCGAAAAATGAAGCGTCGAGTCCGCCCATAGCATGATAAAGTTCCGCGCGTATGAACATAGCTGCCCCGGATGCCCAGAAAACAGGGATCGTATCATTGTATTGCTGCTCATCGGGCTCACAGACATCGAAGATCCGGCCACGTGAAAAGGGATAACCCAACGAATCGATCCATCCGCCGGCCGCACCCGCGTATTCAAACATCCCCGGTTCTTTATATGACAATAGTTTAGGCTGACAGGCAGCAATCTTTGCATCAGTTTCCATGAGACTGATCACCGGTTCAATCCAACCGGGCGTCACACACACATCGGAATTAAGCAACACGTAATAATCAGCCTTCACCAGGCGAAGGGCCCAGTTATAGCCGCCGGCAAATCCTTCATTGGTATCATGTGTAAGTACTTCCACACCCGGGAATGAATTACGCAAGTATTCAAGTGAGTCATCGGTAGATGCATTATCGGCCACCACCACCCTTACACCAGGGTAAGTGGAAGCCAGTACAGAGGGCAGGAACTGCTCCAGGTAATGCCTGCCATTATAATTCAGGATAACGACTGCTACACTTGGGTTCAACGATCAGGTGATTTTGTGCGAAAATAAGGCATTCAGGAAAGTCCCCAGTTAATCAGCCACCGTACTTCTTTCGGCACTGTGCGTTCTCTTGTCATCGACGTCATTTTACCCAGCCTTACGATGATGGTCTTTTTTGAAGGGATCACAATGATGTACTGCCCCAGGATGCCCCTTGCATAAAATATATCCGGATGCAACGGATCGATCCACCACTGGTAACCATAATAATCACAGGGCTTGCCGTGGGTATCGGTGATACCGCAGGCTTTGATAGATGCAGCATAATAATCGCTATCGATCACAGGCACACCCTTCCACTTGCCACTGTCTAACATCAATTGGCCAATGCGCGCAAAATCACGTGTATTGGAATTGAAACAACAATAGGCTTTGGCATGTCCGTTCTCATGATCCGTGCTCCACAATGCCGGATGCTCAGCACCCAGGGGCTGCCATAATTTAACAGCAGCATAATCACCCAACGATTGCCCCGTTGCTTTTTCCAGTATCAATCCCAGCAATTGGGTATCACCGCTTTTATACCGGTGCAAAGTGCCCGGTTCCTGCACCATTTTTACATTGACTGCGGTTTTGTATGCATCGCTTCCATAATACAGGTCGGTTGTAACGGAAAAAGGATTCCAATAAGATTCATCAAAATCCGATCCGCTGCTCATGGTAAGCAGGTCGATAATCTTTACCCGGGCTTTGGTTCCGATGCTGAATTCCGGCAGGTAATGGCCAATAGGCTCCTGCAAGGATTTGATCTCCCCTTCTTTTAATGCCACCCCTATCAATAAACTCGTAATGCTTTTGGCCATAGAGAAAGAACCCGATAAAGAGCTGTCGCTATATCCATCCCAATACTTTTCAAAAGCCACCGAATCATTCCTGATGACTAACAAACCAACGGAGCCCAGGTCTTCCATGAGTTGATTGAGGCTATCGGGATAATTGATCTTATTGTAATTGACTGCATTGTGCCAGGGTTGCGGTACGCCGGTATTAACAGTCGTATTGGAGAATATTTTATAATCGTCGATATTGGCGAAATTGTACCATACTGCTTTGAAGAGATAAGTCTTGCCACTGATCCAGGCATAAGCAGAGAAAATGGCAATCAGCCCCATCAATGACAGAACAATACGTTTGAGTATTTTTTTCATATTCTGAAAATACAAATTTTATTCCGTTTACCGACATCCTTGTCGTATCTTGCATGCAGAAACCCTATTATGCGATTCCTGCACCTCAATCTTGATTTTTTAGATCATCCAGCTCAATAGAATACTGCTGCGCAGGCGCATTTGCTTTATTGCAATCTTTTCAATCCATTTTATCATTTTTCATTTGAACAAGCGTTGATGCTTTTCAGGTGAAGCCGATCACATACAATACAACCATGTCACTACTTACTTTATCCAAATCAACCAGCGCGTACTTACAGCTGGAAGAAAAATACGGGGCACATAATTACCATCCCCTCCCCGTTGTGCTCGAAAGAGGAGAAGGTGTTTTCCTCTGGGATATTGACGGTAAACGTTATTATGATTTTCTGAGCGGTTATTCGGCCGTTAACCAGGGCCACTGTCACCCCCGGATCGTTCGCGCCCTCATTGAACAGGCGCAGAAGCTCACACTCACATCCCGCGCCTTTCACAACAACTTATTGGGTGAATATGCGCAATTCATCACTGCCTATTTTGGTTACGACAAAGTGCTGCCTATGAATACAGGCGTAGAAGGCGGTGAAACAGCCATCAAGCTGGCCAGGAGATGGGCTTATGCCCGTAAAGGTGTTGCAGAGAACCATGCAAAGATCATTTTTGCAGAAGGAAATTTTTGGGGAAGAACACTCGCTGCTATCTCCTCCTCTACCGATCCCAGCAGTTATAAAGGTTTTGGTCCTTATATGCCGGGGTTTGAGATCATTCCTTACAATGACATCATTGCACTGGAAAAAGCATTGCAGGATAAAAACGTAGCAGCCTTTATGGTAGAACCCATACAGGGCGAAGCTGGCGTGGTAGTGCCTGATGATGGCTATTTGCAAAAAGTACGCGAGCTCTGTTCGCACTACAATGTGCTGTTCATTGCAGATGAGATACAAACCGGACTGGCACGCACGGGAAAAATGCTGGCCTGTGATCATGAAAATGTTCGTCCCGATATACTCATCCTCGGCAAAGCCCTCAGCGGTGGCATGTTACCCGTATCCGCCGTACTCGCCGATGATGAAGTGATGCTCAACATCCTACCCGGTGAGCATGGTTCTACTTATGGCGGCAATCCGCTGGCCTGTGCCGTAGCCATGGAAGCACTAAAAGTATTGAAAGATGAGCAGATGGCTGAAAATGCAGCGGTCATGGGTGAATTGATGCGTAGCGAACTGGCTAAGCTGGCTTCTCCGCATATTCATACCATCCGTGGCAAAGGCCTGCTCAACGCCATCGTTATCGATCACGCCAATGCTGATGCTGCATGGGAGCTTTGCCTGACATTGAAAGAAAAAGGATTGCTGGCCAAACCTACACATGGCGATAAGATCCGTTTCGCTCCTCCGTTGCTCATCAATCGCGAACAGATACTGGAGTGCGTAGAAATCATTAGTGAAAGCCTAGCTGCTTCATTAACTCAATAGGCAGCCTGGGCAGGTTTTTTCTTTCGATCAGGTAAGTAGCAAGGCCCGATAAATCGCGGTACACATAATGTTTGCCCAATGCTCCTTCCAGGTAGCCTGCTCCGGAAGTATTGCCCGTGCCTACCCGCATGCCTATCATACGGCGCACCATGATGAGGTGCTTGTGGCGCCAGTTGCTGAGCAGGTGATCAATTTCAATCAAGGCGTCGAGCAGTTGGTAAGATGTTTGGAATACCGGGAAATCGCGGTACAGCATGATGAACAAAGCAGCCCGCATGGCTTTGGGTGAAAAATTACTGCGCAGTGTTTCCAGTTGCTCC
Coding sequences within it:
- a CDS encoding SDR family NAD(P)-dependent oxidoreductase; translated protein: MELALITGVSRQQGLGLETAKQLKNKGFEVIITARGLETARQLAAPHGLKALAIDVRNEQSIAEAARQVELDFGRLDVLVNNAGGYYDQGGTVLGTDMEYVANALDTNLMGTWRMIKAFKPLLIKSPNPRIVNVSSGAGSFSDEVFGMAVNPGGVPAYGISKLALNGLTIKCAREFTADGIKINSVCPGFVATYPGTENWGARPVSEGAAGIVWAASLPADGPTGQFFRDGKVIPW
- a CDS encoding SDR family NAD(P)-dependent oxidoreductase yields the protein MKSYLVVGGSSGIGKQIAEMLYMEGHRVFATYCRNKKENTDRLSYHYLDVTSDEVDFAFLPARLDGVVYCPGSLRLRPFNRTALADYEADYRLQVVGALKILQHVVPLMKESGRGSVVLFSSVAAGRGFPFHASVAACKGAIEGLTKALAAELAPVIRVNCVAPSLTNTPLTAGLLNSEEKLRQHSGRHPLQRVGEAQDIAAAAMFLLGDHAGWITAQTMHVDGGLSAIALP
- a CDS encoding TetR family transcriptional regulator C-terminal domain-containing protein, encoding MKKKTIDKKELMGHYSDHLLTEGKPPVNVYQFTKKLGISEDHFYRYFTSFESLESEYLVYFFQQSLELVIQTDGYDAMSPKEKLLHFYFVFFENLTLNRSLVLHLLRAPLTNKLQQLRPLHRQFNTYIQSVGFKEQGLIANAPGKLKQVSEKTRAELIWAHFLSVLQFWKDDRSPGFEKTDMYIEKSIELGFEIINTAILGKFFDLGKFLWSEKVPAI
- a CDS encoding AarF/ABC1/UbiB kinase family protein, translating into MKTLDKIPKRKIERVGNLLKAGAKVGINYLQYYGSRISLEDEEIAKEQLHKNNALDIYDSLKTLKGSALKIAQMLSMEKNIMPQAYVETFSLSQFSVPPLSGALIKKTFRKYFGKNPEALFDTFSVEAINAASIGQVHQAEKNGRRLAVKIQYPGVRESISSDLAIVKPIAMKMFHIKKEGSAKYFEEVEQKLLEETDYLLELERSKQFAHDCRELPGLRFPGYYPEYSCDKVLTMDWMEGVHFSEFVQRTNNEPECLHALGQTLWDFYMYQMHVLKRLHADPHPGNFLVSATHELIVIDFGCIKEIPPEFYIPYFELAISSNLNNPRFFEEKLYELEILLPSDTNEEKTFFTTLFHDMLTLFTRPFNEEFFDFSDERFFEAIAVMGQRYASMSQVRSMNTNRGSKHFIYLNRTFFGLYNMMHALRPGRITIRNYERLNVPASQ
- a CDS encoding cryptochrome/photolyase family protein, which produces MTTAAIVFPNQLFRNPALPKHARVYLVEEYLFFRQYHFHKQKIAFHRASMKYYEVYLQSNGYQVEYIEATQNISDIRSLLQTFKTIGIAEIHLYDPVDDWLHKRIQLSAKDFRLHWYDNRLFLTSKADIDSYFGNREVFHQSDFYKYQRKRLDLLMEGNKPLGGKWSYDAENRKKYPTNNHPPPLAKPSSSTVWDEACKYTNRHFSDHPGELSVQTRYPLNFTDADRWFDDFLQHRFHAFGIYEDSIVKDAHFLHHSVISPLLNTGLLDIKIVIDKSLAYGRNQSIPLNSMEGFLRQLIGWREYVRGVYEYTGAKQRRSNFWGHTRKIPSSFYNGTTGITPIDCTINKVLRTGYAHHIERLMVLSNFMNLCGFHPDEVYKWFMGLFIDAYDWVMVPNIYGMSLFADGGKMSTKPYISGSNYLLKMSDYSKGAWSVTWDGLFWHFIAGHIAFFESQPRLSMLATAWKKMEITKKNAHLGAAEAFLLKNDK
- a CDS encoding trans-aconitate 2-methyltransferase, producing MDKRSHWDHIYRHKTPDQLSWTQETPATSLDFIDTFRLPRNARIIDIGGGESRLAELLLEKGYKDITVLDISEEAIKCAQDRLGEKATLVQWIVADIADFEPPHPYDLWHDRATFHFLTTAPQVSNYLDHARTALPLGGYLVIGTFSDKGPDKCSGLPVHRYTEETLSGELHNGFNKIKCITEDHETPFHTVQNFLFCSFKRA
- a CDS encoding glycosyltransferase family 2 protein, which encodes MNPSVAVVILNYNGRHYLEQFLPSVLASTYPGVRVVVADNASTDDSLEYLRNSFPGVEVLTHDTNEGFAGGYNWALRLVKADYYVLLNSDVCVTPGWIEPVISLMETDAKIAACQPKLLSYKEPGMFEYAGAAGGWIDSLGYPFSRGRIFDVCEPDEQQYNDTIPVFWASGAAMFIRAELYHAMGGLDASFFAHQEEIDLCWRLQLAGYKIMSCPASVVYHVGAGTLPRGGRKVFLNFRNNLLMLHKNLPWNEKIWKLPLRLVLDGVSAIKGLLQGDVDFFTAIFKAHFAVHRLWLKRGEIHKSQQRRPLCGLDGVYEGTVVWQYFVKRKTRFRDIIQKKVL
- a CDS encoding serine hydrolase, with amino-acid sequence MKKILKRIVLSLMGLIAIFSAYAWISGKTYLFKAVWYNFANIDDYKIFSNTTVNTGVPQPWHNAVNYNKINYPDSLNQLMEDLGSVGLLVIRNDSVAFEKYWDGYSDSSLSGSFSMAKSITSLLIGVALKEGEIKSLQEPIGHYLPEFSIGTKARVKIIDLLTMSSGSDFDESYWNPFSVTTDLYYGSDAYKTAVNVKMVQEPGTLHRYKSGDTQLLGLILEKATGQSLGDYAAVKLWQPLGAEHPALWSTDHENGHAKAYCCFNSNTRDFARIGQLMLDSGKWKGVPVIDSDYYAASIKACGITDTHGKPCDYYGYQWWIDPLHPDIFYARGILGQYIIVIPSKKTIIVRLGKMTSMTRERTVPKEVRWLINWGLS
- the rocD gene encoding ornithine--oxo-acid transaminase codes for the protein MSLLTLSKSTSAYLQLEEKYGAHNYHPLPVVLERGEGVFLWDIDGKRYYDFLSGYSAVNQGHCHPRIVRALIEQAQKLTLTSRAFHNNLLGEYAQFITAYFGYDKVLPMNTGVEGGETAIKLARRWAYARKGVAENHAKIIFAEGNFWGRTLAAISSSTDPSSYKGFGPYMPGFEIIPYNDIIALEKALQDKNVAAFMVEPIQGEAGVVVPDDGYLQKVRELCSHYNVLFIADEIQTGLARTGKMLACDHENVRPDILILGKALSGGMLPVSAVLADDEVMLNILPGEHGSTYGGNPLACAVAMEALKVLKDEQMAENAAVMGELMRSELAKLASPHIHTIRGKGLLNAIVIDHANADAAWELCLTLKEKGLLAKPTHGDKIRFAPPLLINREQILECVEIISESLAASLTQ